From Bacillus sp. Bos-x628, the proteins below share one genomic window:
- a CDS encoding LysM domain-containing protein, translated as MAKLGKINLINEKESDGADVDVTSYPVEKGVPITDHVKRKPETTTISGYLLGKTANSDYEYLKKQAYAGTLMTYTGRKIAKNVIITKIDRDTGDYTNGFTISIELQEIRIAKSPWVKKKVKTAGKKKKASKKKTNKSSKLYHKVKKGDTYWGCARKYGTTVNALRRLNPWPDRRIPIGVKMRIR; from the coding sequence TTGGCAAAGCTCGGAAAGATTAATCTCATAAACGAAAAGGAATCTGATGGTGCGGATGTGGATGTCACTTCGTATCCAGTTGAAAAAGGGGTTCCGATCACAGATCATGTAAAAAGAAAGCCAGAGACGACAACAATCTCTGGCTATTTATTAGGAAAAACAGCAAATAGTGATTATGAATATCTAAAAAAGCAAGCTTATGCTGGCACACTTATGACATATACAGGGCGAAAGATTGCTAAAAATGTGATCATTACAAAGATAGATCGCGACACAGGTGATTATACAAACGGTTTTACTATCTCAATAGAATTGCAAGAAATCCGTATTGCAAAAAGCCCATGGGTTAAAAAGAAAGTGAAAACGGCTGGAAAAAAGAAGAAAGCAAGTAAGAAGAAAACAAATAAATCCAGCAAACTATACCACAAGGTCAAGAAGGGTGACACTTACTGGGGCTGTGCACGTAAATACGGCACCACAGTAAATGCATTACGTAGGCTGAATCCATGGCCGGACCGAAGAATTCCTATAGGGGTCAAAATGAGGATCAGATGA
- a CDS encoding Gp138 family membrane-puncturing spike protein gives MSKATRFFDAFEKRIKQSIHTTAPARVVNYDAEKHTADLKLLFQTNDGEYLHEYPLIEHAPVLKHVEADIKVGGCVFVSFAERSLDNLDGNQTFDPDSSRTHSINDPVVIGVWEG, from the coding sequence ATGAGTAAAGCGACAAGGTTTTTTGATGCATTCGAGAAACGGATAAAACAGTCAATTCATACAACGGCACCAGCTCGGGTTGTAAATTACGATGCTGAAAAACATACTGCTGATCTGAAATTGCTGTTTCAAACCAATGATGGTGAATATCTTCATGAATACCCTTTGATTGAGCATGCGCCTGTTTTGAAACATGTTGAGGCTGATATAAAGGTGGGGGGCTGTGTATTTGTTTCTTTTGCTGAACGGTCACTTGATAACTTGGATGGCAATCAAACCTTTGATCCTGATTCAAGCCGTACACATAGCATAAATGATCCAGTCGTCATAGGGGTGTGGGAAGGATGA
- a CDS encoding DUF3277 domain-containing protein — MAAYVYDANEVNTNIDGKIVTGYSEGTMVSCSKDEEKFSTKVSAKGDVSVATKNNPLGTITLTLSMGSPFVPYLNKLANTAKTFPIWVTGGQEKIGGTEAMVKKPADAEFSDEIGDREFEIQVFDYTVLEQ, encoded by the coding sequence ATGGCAGCATACGTTTATGATGCAAATGAAGTCAACACGAACATTGACGGAAAAATCGTAACCGGTTATTCCGAGGGCACAATGGTTTCATGTTCCAAAGATGAAGAAAAGTTTTCGACGAAAGTCAGTGCCAAGGGTGATGTCAGTGTTGCAACGAAAAACAACCCACTCGGAACAATCACACTGACACTTTCCATGGGATCGCCATTTGTGCCATACCTGAACAAACTGGCTAATACAGCCAAAACATTCCCGATCTGGGTTACAGGAGGTCAGGAAAAAATCGGCGGGACAGAAGCAATGGTCAAAAAGCCTGCTGACGCTGAATTCAGTGACGAGATTGGAGATCGTGAGTTCGAGATTCAAGTCTTTGACTATACAGTATTGGAACAGTAA
- a CDS encoding N-acetylmuramoyl-L-alanine amidase, with translation MVQIIQDFIPKSNGNRPGNDMKPLYITVHNTANTAKGADAASHANFVKRSGTAVSWHFTVDDKVIYQHLPLNENGWHAGDGRGTGNMKSIGIEICENSDGNFEKAVENAQWLIRKLMTEQCIPLANVVPHKRWSGKQCPRKLLDRWDSFKAGIATAHTGKKATAKPVKATPVKNTSKKAYKLPSGILKVTKPLTKGESVKALQEALAALFFFPDKGAKNNGIDGIYGPKTANAVKRFQLMNGLKADGIYGPATKAKLEALMK, from the coding sequence ATGGTCCAAATCATTCAAGATTTTATCCCGAAGAGTAATGGCAACCGTCCAGGTAACGATATGAAGCCTTTATATATTACTGTACACAATACAGCGAACACAGCTAAGGGAGCAGACGCAGCAAGTCACGCTAATTTTGTGAAACGTTCAGGAACAGCGGTGAGCTGGCATTTCACTGTGGATGATAAAGTCATCTATCAGCATTTACCTTTAAACGAAAACGGATGGCACGCAGGAGACGGAAGAGGAACAGGCAATATGAAGTCGATCGGCATTGAAATCTGTGAGAACAGTGACGGAAACTTTGAAAAGGCTGTCGAAAATGCACAATGGCTCATTCGGAAGTTGATGACAGAGCAATGCATTCCACTTGCCAACGTTGTACCTCATAAGAGATGGAGCGGCAAACAATGCCCTCGTAAGTTGCTTGATCGTTGGGATAGTTTCAAAGCGGGTATTGCGACTGCTCATACAGGTAAGAAGGCAACTGCCAAGCCTGTCAAAGCAACACCAGTCAAAAATACGTCTAAGAAGGCGTACAAGCTTCCGTCAGGCATCTTAAAAGTAACAAAACCTCTTACAAAGGGTGAGAGTGTAAAAGCCTTACAAGAAGCCCTAGCCGCTCTTTTCTTCTTCCCTGACAAAGGGGCAAAAAATAACGGCATTGATGGCATTTATGGACCAAAAACAGCGAATGCGGTTAAACGATTCCAGCTAATGAATGGATTAAAGGCTGACGGCATTTATGGACCAGCTACGAAAGCAAAACTTGAAGCTTTAATGAAATAA
- a CDS encoding helix-turn-helix domain-containing protein yields MNESEKIKFIQKEVLTTAEVGEILGVTRQRLSALVSSGKLKPVKKVGTVALFLLQHVQALEKELKEGRKKYRPYD; encoded by the coding sequence ATGAACGAAAGTGAAAAAATTAAGTTTATTCAAAAAGAAGTTTTAACGACAGCAGAAGTCGGTGAAATACTCGGAGTAACACGACAGCGCTTAAGCGCACTTGTGAGTTCTGGAAAGCTCAAACCCGTCAAAAAGGTTGGAACAGTTGCTTTATTTTTATTACAACATGTACAAGCTCTTGAAAAAGAATTGAAAGAAGGGCGGAAAAAATACCGCCCTTATGATTAG
- a CDS encoding baseplate J/gp47 family protein, with translation MSILLDETGFQRKTYSDIVDEMEDKAKEQFGEDVNTSSRTPLGIIFRIIAWFLAGVWDIAERVYNSGFVSKSEGVQLDRLGSNSGITREPASESVVTLSFTGVPGIVIEEQTQFTTESGIYFELIEDVVIEDNGTGSGTAVSLSKGVINNVAANTITVQAEPSEGVYSVTNPKPSAGGADEETDSEFRARIKKSVEGSSASTLSGIIAALIKTAGVRSANVVMNNTMEIDADGNPPKSIHAYVLGGIKEDIADSIFNSVAAGIETVGSQSVVITDLSGIDHTIKFDFAEEVKIYVHLEIKTNASYPADGDDQIKNNVVYKIGGVDKSGSSFTSSQMGDDVILSQLYNAVYQVAGVDDVVIKIGKSPESLGQSNIEIEPKQVAQVLFSEIEVVHV, from the coding sequence GTGTCGATCTTGCTTGATGAAACGGGTTTTCAACGTAAAACATACTCGGACATTGTGGACGAGATGGAAGATAAAGCAAAAGAACAATTTGGTGAAGATGTAAACACATCAAGTCGAACTCCGTTAGGAATCATTTTTAGAATCATCGCTTGGTTTTTAGCAGGCGTTTGGGATATTGCTGAACGAGTATATAACAGCGGATTTGTAAGTAAATCTGAAGGTGTGCAGCTTGATCGTCTCGGCAGTAACTCGGGAATTACCAGGGAGCCAGCTTCAGAGTCAGTTGTAACTCTGTCCTTTACAGGAGTTCCTGGCATTGTAATTGAAGAACAAACTCAGTTTACTACAGAATCAGGCATCTATTTTGAATTAATAGAGGACGTTGTTATTGAGGATAATGGAACAGGCTCAGGAACGGCTGTCTCGCTTTCTAAGGGCGTTATAAACAATGTTGCGGCAAACACCATTACTGTGCAGGCAGAGCCTTCTGAGGGCGTGTATTCAGTTACAAATCCGAAACCATCGGCAGGCGGTGCCGATGAGGAAACAGATTCTGAATTCAGAGCTCGTATAAAAAAATCAGTTGAGGGCAGTTCTGCCTCTACACTCAGTGGCATCATTGCGGCATTAATAAAAACAGCAGGCGTCCGATCTGCTAATGTCGTAATGAATAACACAATGGAAATAGATGCAGACGGGAATCCACCGAAAAGCATACATGCTTATGTTCTTGGTGGAATCAAAGAAGATATTGCTGACTCAATATTTAACAGCGTAGCGGCGGGTATTGAAACAGTAGGAAGTCAATCAGTGGTCATTACTGATCTAAGTGGCATTGATCATACAATCAAATTCGATTTTGCCGAAGAAGTAAAAATATATGTCCATTTGGAGATAAAGACAAACGCATCATATCCGGCTGATGGTGATGATCAAATCAAAAACAATGTTGTTTATAAAATCGGTGGAGTGGACAAATCAGGCTCATCATTTACCAGTTCCCAAATGGGTGACGATGTTATTTTGTCTCAACTATATAATGCTGTATATCAAGTGGCAGGTGTTGATGATGTTGTAATCAAGATCGGAAAAAGCCCTGAGTCACTTGGGCAGTCAAACATAGAGATCGAGCCTAAACAGGTTGCACAGGTTTTATTCTCGGAGATCGAGGTGGTACACGTATGA
- a CDS encoding hemolysin XhlA family protein, protein MSGLTEVTDMNTTQKEMAELKTSQKALEQRVNVLERGYDRHDQKISRLDEKLNKIEENTTWIKRTITGAIITAIITGVIGGGIALVYTLLQK, encoded by the coding sequence ATGTCAGGGTTGACGGAGGTAACAGATATGAATACAACACAAAAAGAAATGGCTGAATTAAAGACCAGTCAAAAAGCTTTGGAACAACGTGTCAATGTGCTTGAAAGAGGATATGATCGCCACGATCAAAAGATTAGTAGATTAGACGAGAAGCTGAACAAAATAGAAGAAAACACCACATGGATTAAGCGGACGATTACTGGGGCAATCATCACCGCTATTATTACGGGTGTAATTGGTGGCGGAATAGCCCTTGTCTATACACTTTTACAAAAATAA
- a CDS encoding DUF2634 domain-containing protein, whose translation MKTLKLKNGDICFENGELQMVEGDAELAQSVEMILKTSMGEFELDEHVGLDRSNILRKQFDQEEAQYDIINAISQEERISSVESVNFLMDKESRSLTVHVKMKKEDEETIEIGGVDLA comes from the coding sequence ATGAAGACTCTCAAGCTTAAAAACGGAGATATCTGCTTCGAAAACGGAGAGCTACAGATGGTTGAGGGTGACGCTGAGTTGGCTCAATCGGTAGAAATGATTCTTAAAACAAGTATGGGGGAATTTGAACTTGATGAACATGTCGGTCTTGATCGTAGCAACATTTTAAGAAAACAGTTTGATCAAGAAGAGGCGCAATATGACATCATCAATGCGATTTCTCAAGAAGAGCGTATTTCAAGTGTAGAATCTGTGAACTTTTTAATGGATAAAGAGTCTCGCAGTCTCACAGTGCATGTAAAAATGAAAAAAGAGGATGAAGAGACTATTGAGATAGGAGGTGTCGATCTTGCTTGA
- a CDS encoding DUF420 domain-containing protein: protein MNRIKTQRPKENSNYTKTVITLSLLANVVILLLFFSPLGYKGEVNFNITIFPRINAVLNSFTFIFLIAALIFIKKHNIKLHRAFIFAAFSSTILFLFSYLTYHFLSQETTHYGGEGLDKYFYYVILTSHSILAGIVVPLALFSLIWGLTMQTQKHRKIVRWTMPIWLYVSLTGVLVYLLISPYY, encoded by the coding sequence TTGAATAGAATAAAAACTCAAAGGCCCAAGGAGAACTCAAATTATACAAAAACAGTAATCACACTTTCACTTTTAGCTAATGTGGTTATATTGCTATTATTTTTTTCGCCATTAGGTTATAAAGGAGAGGTTAATTTTAATATAACTATCTTTCCACGTATAAATGCTGTTCTAAATAGCTTTACGTTCATCTTTCTTATAGCAGCTTTAATTTTTATAAAAAAGCATAATATAAAACTACACAGAGCTTTCATATTTGCAGCATTTTCTTCAACAATATTATTTTTATTTTCATATTTAACTTACCACTTCTTATCTCAAGAGACCACTCATTATGGAGGAGAAGGGCTCGACAAATACTTTTACTACGTTATTTTAACTTCTCATAGTATTCTTGCAGGTATTGTTGTACCTTTAGCATTATTTTCATTAATATGGGGTTTAACAATGCAAACACAGAAACATCGAAAAATAGTACGTTGGACAATGCCTATTTGGCTGTATGTTAGTCTGACTGGTGTTTTAGTTTATTTATTAATTTCTCCATATTACTAG
- a CDS encoding methyltransferase domain-containing protein, which yields MNDKQFSSFIKQADEPFVGWDFSFISETGRMKSELLSWSYGSIATSLVQSAKSMLDMGTGGGEFLSKLRPFPTSVYATEGYMPNVPIAKERLTPLGVKVVPIDNDEILPFETGKFDLIINQHESFSSKEVRRIISKEGIFLTQQVGGIDCIEINKNLRVPINEEFIDWNLKLALKEIQENNFEVLKSVEEFPIQRFYDIGALVYYLKAIPWQVPGFEISKFQDELYTIHRTIEQKGYFDVKQHRFIILAKAI from the coding sequence ATGAATGACAAACAGTTTTCTTCATTTATAAAACAAGCAGATGAACCTTTTGTTGGGTGGGATTTCTCATTCATATCTGAAACTGGAAGAATGAAGAGTGAGTTGCTTTCATGGTCATATGGCAGTATAGCTACTTCTCTTGTTCAAAGTGCAAAATCAATGCTAGATATGGGAACAGGTGGTGGAGAGTTTTTATCAAAATTAAGACCTTTTCCAACATCAGTTTATGCTACAGAAGGTTACATGCCTAATGTACCTATCGCAAAAGAACGATTAACACCTTTAGGAGTTAAGGTAGTTCCAATTGATAATGATGAAATTCTTCCGTTTGAGACTGGGAAATTTGACCTTATCATAAATCAACATGAGTCATTTTCATCTAAAGAGGTGAGAAGAATTATCTCGAAAGAAGGTATTTTTCTAACTCAACAAGTCGGTGGAATCGATTGCATAGAAATTAATAAAAATCTAAGGGTACCAATAAATGAGGAATTTATTGATTGGAATTTAAAACTAGCTTTAAAAGAAATACAGGAGAATAATTTTGAGGTTTTGAAAAGTGTTGAAGAGTTCCCTATTCAAAGATTTTATGATATTGGAGCATTGGTCTATTATCTTAAAGCAATTCCTTGGCAAGTGCCAGGTTTTGAAATAAGTAAATTCCAGGATGAATTATACACCATTCATAGAACCATTGAACAAAAGGGTTATTTTGACGTAAAACAACACCGATTTATTATTTTAGCTAAAGCAATTTAG
- a CDS encoding XkdX family protein, whose amino-acid sequence MDWFRSISLFYQWKCYLNEDVAKFVRFEKITPEQYKEITKEEYPTNAE is encoded by the coding sequence TTGGATTGGTTCCGTAGTATTTCACTGTTCTATCAATGGAAATGTTATTTGAATGAGGACGTTGCAAAATTTGTTCGTTTTGAGAAAATTACGCCAGAACAATACAAAGAGATAACAAAAGAAGAATACCCAACAAACGCTGAATAG
- a CDS encoding transglycosylase SLT domain-containing protein: MSDALRSTHIDVELNVDTSPLERANQQIDRLVDHVGDAGGSFSQMRTRMAQVQRQQRNFRDIHMNMILDNSSLQTASQTIERLGPQIDLVTSRLSQLNTQVQETSRLIQSLPSEVNINVDQTSITNANESIDQLRQNLNNIDMSRIGTSAPSTNVTSSTQSVQNNVAAVAVPAPDYRGVRQYGREMNFLRGSTHGLEEDTIRMMNEMRQAWNNERYNMSGFRNEMIRAQYGFFQLGNQMDSWSGTNQQFMDEVYRLGRAHKQATDNMMKNNKMMRMSMLQTVGTLMARSTQSEKIAANYDRMGNPLYQVNKAGLAVSNTLENMAKQGTAAHLALKMLGPTANMKELNDMTMMITQGYMRFQMVALGAAFTNFFMFQGLHKAATQTVPGYSKAWEEMCSTLLKAIQPAIEVFASFAMAIYKGITAVAKLIIQFNKAHPVLSKMIQGFMLLIPVLTLLLSPLAIGIGLVNGFLGALSSLWMFIGPVVTGLAAMSGTVYVVAGAIVLLVTGIYLLYKNFDKLQERFKPATEAMKRFADMGKSAVVGAFHTMIKEAEELKPAFMKGFKDAQKVAITAIHKIQSESLKLWDRLGESHPQLVAGIESAYKTAVKTVSSFIHNAGKTISDFFGKGLSDGLNGIVTGFMEQLKVALSSFKGMVSLVAPFVAAIGLAFLGVSGPIGVAVGAILSVAGALYRMQQTNQNVSQGLKRSWTSVQSVLMAVFQALQPIINTIQQSFSQLVTQLTPQFQQLVGQLQQSFVQIGGTLVLFAASISQTFQTIGPQIMPLIQQLLSAWMQLSGTLWTSVLQIASSILPLLVQGFQTIFPVILSVINAVLPIIIQLIGSFSGVLVSIVQNALPMLVQMIQIAFPLIMSIVQKALPIVLQLIQLLGSSIGQIAVQVLPLILSVVQQVFPIIKQVIMAVLPIVAQLLTVVATIIIQLAQAALPILIQVVQQVFPQIMQIIQAALPIVVSLLQLLGNIITTVVIPAIRFILNIVTAVFPVVLSIIQFALKNIIVIIQGAFGIIMGIVNVFKGLFTGNFRMMWDGVKQIFSSAVGMVKNLVSNAADGIIKGWTYIKTKVGDLAHNLWKKVTDKFWDIVDAAKALPGKIGDGIKNMAHKATDGVRSLANKLAGVLGKGVNGVIGGVNWVLDKIGLKDKHIPKWEVPKYAHGTGGHPGGPAILGDGKGSNAGPEMYRTPSGQVGLSPATDTLMNLPKGTEVLSAKQTRAALSALPAYDSGNVGGGISGALGWVKDKATSAINGAKHVVKKAKDIALDVFDYIGHPSKLLTKVLENMGVKAPSMLGSFGDMARGAFKFVKDNAIGFVKDKMSSYAESFSGGGSKAVKKWVAQALSIKGLGFEYAGALETIAMRESGGNPNVVNRWDSNWKAGHPSQGLMQFIPSTFNAHKEPGHGNIKNPVDQILAAINYLNSRYGGILKHPGLVSMAHGGPYRGYATGGVINSPQVAALGENGFREYVITTEPRYRNQSLGMYAALGRELGADTGYTPDKATTSSSTGSVNITFNPSINVKVEGGSEGTETKVKKAVTDTFDEMFDMLKSLYPPEGAY; the protein is encoded by the coding sequence TTGTCAGACGCATTGAGAAGTACACATATTGACGTTGAATTGAACGTTGATACCTCCCCTCTAGAAAGAGCAAATCAGCAAATAGATAGGCTCGTTGATCATGTCGGCGATGCTGGCGGCAGTTTTTCACAGATGCGTACACGGATGGCTCAGGTTCAAAGGCAACAGCGGAATTTTAGAGACATCCATATGAATATGATCTTGGACAACTCATCGTTACAAACTGCCAGTCAAACGATAGAACGGCTAGGGCCTCAAATCGACTTAGTTACATCCCGTTTGAGCCAGCTGAATACCCAGGTACAAGAGACAAGCAGACTTATTCAAAGCCTTCCGTCTGAGGTCAATATCAATGTTGATCAGACGTCGATAACAAACGCCAATGAATCAATTGATCAACTCAGGCAGAATTTGAATAACATTGATATGAGTCGCATTGGTACGTCTGCACCAAGCACAAACGTTACATCGAGCACTCAAAGTGTTCAAAATAACGTGGCAGCGGTAGCTGTCCCAGCCCCAGATTATAGGGGTGTGCGGCAGTATGGCCGTGAAATGAACTTTTTGCGCGGTTCAACTCATGGTTTGGAAGAAGACACAATCCGAATGATGAACGAGATGCGGCAGGCATGGAACAATGAACGATACAATATGTCAGGTTTCCGGAATGAAATGATTCGGGCTCAGTATGGTTTCTTTCAGTTAGGGAACCAGATGGACAGTTGGTCTGGCACCAATCAGCAGTTTATGGATGAAGTGTACAGGCTGGGAAGAGCTCACAAACAAGCCACAGATAACATGATGAAGAACAATAAAATGATGCGTATGAGTATGCTGCAGACTGTCGGAACACTAATGGCCCGATCTACTCAATCTGAGAAGATCGCAGCCAATTATGACAGAATGGGAAACCCGTTATATCAAGTAAATAAAGCGGGTCTGGCTGTATCGAATACGCTTGAGAACATGGCGAAGCAGGGTACTGCTGCGCATTTGGCTCTGAAAATGCTCGGGCCTACTGCCAACATGAAAGAGCTTAACGATATGACAATGATGATCACTCAGGGTTATATGCGTTTTCAAATGGTGGCACTGGGTGCAGCCTTTACAAACTTTTTCATGTTCCAAGGGCTTCATAAAGCGGCAACACAAACAGTTCCGGGCTATTCAAAAGCATGGGAAGAGATGTGCAGTACACTACTGAAAGCTATTCAGCCAGCGATCGAAGTGTTTGCGTCGTTTGCGATGGCAATATACAAGGGCATTACGGCCGTTGCAAAACTAATCATACAGTTTAATAAGGCACACCCTGTTCTTTCGAAAATGATCCAAGGATTTATGCTTCTCATTCCTGTTTTAACCCTACTTTTATCGCCATTAGCGATAGGAATAGGGTTAGTGAATGGTTTCCTTGGAGCTCTCAGTAGTTTGTGGATGTTCATTGGTCCAGTTGTAACCGGGCTGGCGGCTATGTCGGGCACGGTGTATGTCGTAGCTGGGGCCATCGTTCTCCTTGTAACCGGAATTTATTTGCTGTACAAGAATTTCGATAAGCTTCAGGAGAGATTCAAGCCAGCGACAGAAGCGATGAAACGCTTTGCTGACATGGGAAAATCGGCGGTTGTCGGTGCTTTCCATACGATGATCAAAGAAGCTGAGGAACTAAAGCCTGCCTTCATGAAAGGTTTTAAGGACGCACAAAAAGTGGCTATCACGGCTATTCATAAGATACAATCCGAGTCCTTAAAACTGTGGGATCGTCTCGGTGAATCACACCCTCAATTAGTAGCTGGTATTGAGTCGGCTTACAAAACGGCTGTGAAAACTGTGTCAAGCTTCATTCATAATGCTGGAAAGACAATCTCGGATTTCTTCGGGAAAGGGCTGTCAGACGGGCTAAATGGAATCGTAACAGGTTTCATGGAGCAACTGAAAGTCGCTTTATCTAGCTTTAAGGGAATGGTTTCACTGGTAGCACCATTTGTTGCGGCGATCGGACTTGCATTCCTCGGAGTGTCAGGGCCTATCGGTGTAGCTGTCGGTGCCATTTTGAGCGTTGCTGGCGCTTTGTATCGCATGCAACAAACAAACCAAAATGTAAGCCAGGGCTTAAAGAGATCATGGACATCGGTACAATCTGTTCTTATGGCTGTTTTTCAGGCATTGCAACCAATCATCAACACGATTCAACAGTCTTTCAGTCAATTGGTCACTCAATTGACACCGCAGTTCCAGCAACTAGTCGGACAACTGCAGCAATCTTTTGTTCAGATAGGCGGCACACTTGTTTTATTTGCTGCATCTATCTCACAAACGTTCCAGACAATCGGTCCGCAAATCATGCCACTGATTCAGCAATTGCTTTCAGCTTGGATGCAGTTGTCGGGTACTTTATGGACAAGTGTCTTGCAAATAGCAAGCAGCATTCTGCCGTTACTTGTCCAAGGATTCCAGACGATTTTCCCGGTTATTCTGAGCGTAATTAATGCGGTGCTACCAATCATTATTCAACTGATAGGTAGTTTCTCAGGAGTCCTTGTTTCAATTGTGCAAAATGCCTTACCGATGTTGGTTCAGATGATTCAGATTGCGTTCCCGTTAATCATGAGTATTGTACAAAAAGCTCTTCCCATTGTTCTGCAATTGATTCAGCTTTTAGGGTCATCAATCGGACAAATAGCGGTTCAAGTGTTGCCGTTAATTTTATCAGTGGTGCAGCAAGTTTTTCCGATTATTAAACAGGTCATCATGGCTGTTCTTCCGATCGTGGCACAATTGCTTACTGTAGTGGCAACAATCATTATACAGTTGGCTCAAGCTGCACTTCCTATTTTAATTCAGGTTGTGCAACAGGTATTCCCACAGATCATGCAAATCATACAAGCGGCTCTTCCGATTGTTGTTTCTCTTTTGCAACTTCTGGGGAATATCATCACAACTGTTGTCATTCCGGCGATCCGTTTCATCTTAAATATCGTGACTGCTGTTTTTCCAGTTGTGCTCTCAATAATTCAATTTGCTCTAAAAAATATCATTGTGATTATACAGGGTGCATTTGGCATTATTATGGGAATCGTGAATGTCTTCAAAGGCTTATTCACTGGGAATTTCCGCATGATGTGGGACGGAGTGAAGCAAATTTTCTCTAGTGCCGTTGGTATGGTGAAAAATCTGGTGTCTAACGCAGCAGATGGAATTATCAAAGGATGGACCTATATCAAAACAAAAGTCGGTGATTTGGCACACAATCTGTGGAAGAAGGTCACTGATAAGTTTTGGGATATTGTCGATGCTGCCAAAGCTTTACCGGGTAAAATAGGTGATGGTATTAAGAATATGGCTCACAAGGCAACAGATGGCGTGCGTAGCCTAGCGAATAAACTTGCTGGGGTACTCGGAAAAGGCGTAAATGGTGTAATTGGCGGAGTAAACTGGGTCCTTGATAAGATCGGTTTGAAAGATAAGCATATCCCTAAATGGGAAGTACCGAAATATGCACACGGAACCGGAGGACACCCGGGAGGTCCGGCGATACTTGGAGACGGTAAAGGGTCAAACGCTGGTCCTGAAATGTACCGTACCCCATCAGGTCAAGTGGGACTTAGCCCTGCAACTGATACGCTGATGAACCTCCCGAAAGGCACTGAGGTGTTATCTGCAAAACAGACAAGGGCTGCTTTGTCGGCCCTCCCTGCATACGATAGTGGAAATGTTGGCGGGGGTATCTCAGGTGCTTTGGGTTGGGTCAAAGACAAGGCCACATCAGCAATTAATGGCGCAAAACATGTGGTGAAAAAAGCTAAAGACATTGCTCTGGATGTTTTTGATTATATCGGGCATCCATCCAAACTGTTAACAAAAGTCCTTGAAAACATGGGTGTTAAAGCTCCTTCTATGTTAGGGTCGTTCGGTGATATGGCGAGAGGAGCCTTTAAATTTGTCAAAGACAATGCGATTGGTTTTGTTAAAGACAAAATGTCCAGTTACGCTGAAAGTTTTTCAGGTGGTGGCTCAAAAGCTGTTAAAAAGTGGGTAGCTCAAGCGCTATCAATCAAGGGGCTTGGCTTTGAGTATGCTGGCGCACTTGAAACAATTGCCATGAGAGAATCAGGCGGAAACCCTAATGTCGTGAACAGATGGGATTCAAACTGGAAAGCTGGACACCCGTCTCAAGGTCTTATGCAGTTTATACCAAGTACATTCAACGCTCATAAGGAACCGGGTCACGGAAACATTAAAAATCCAGTTGACCAGATCCTTGCTGCTATCAATTACTTGAACAGCAGATACGGCGGCATTTTAAAACACCCTGGGCTCGTTTCTATGGCTCATGGTGGACCTTATAGAGGTTATGCAACAGGTGGAGTCATTAATAGCCCACAAGTTGCAGCACTTGGCGAAAATGGCTTTAGAGAGTATGTCATCACTACTGAGCCAAGATATAGAAACCAATCACTCGGAATGTATGCTGCACTCGGTCGGGAGCTTGGTGCGGATACTGGGTACACACCAGATAAAGCTACTACAAGTTCAAGCACTGGATCTGTCAATATCACTTTTAACCCGTCAATCAATGTAAAAGTTGAGGGCGGCAGTGAAGGAACAGAAACCAAGGTGAAAAAGGCTGTAACTGATACATTTGACGAGATGTTCGACATGCTGAAGTCGCTTTATCCACCAGAGGGGGCTTATTAA
- a CDS encoding phage holin, with product MKNFDKGTVIRTVLLLIALINQGLITFGKPILPISEDEVNSLADTLYLAGSMIFTLVTTLVAWFKNNYVTSRGKEQKEVLKQKGLTK from the coding sequence ATGAAAAACTTTGACAAAGGCACTGTGATTAGAACAGTGCTTCTTTTAATTGCGCTGATTAACCAAGGACTTATCACGTTCGGAAAGCCAATTTTACCGATCAGTGAGGACGAGGTAAACTCATTGGCTGATACTCTTTATCTAGCTGGGTCAATGATCTTTACACTGGTCACAACCCTTGTCGCATGGTTTAAAAACAACTATGTAACAAGCCGAGGCAAAGAACAAAAAGAAGTGCTCAAACAAAAAGGATTAACGAAGTAA